The Geothrix sp. genome window below encodes:
- a CDS encoding serine/threonine-protein kinase, producing MDSDPQEPRPDSRQDEADPGSSGAASVSTSGGDQATALVRFAETDDTLTPDSRPHLCGKPRVPRVSGESSEIAPHLRAPGEDPWDSLPAPESEPGSSGRQVLRVLTLPAWKHYRNLRFLAQGGMGRVFKAYDPTLKRTVALKFLRRDEPDLVARFSLEAQHQARIDHPNICRVYEVGEWQGQSYIAMQFLEGETLDVARLNLTRPEIIQIMETVAEAIHAAHRTGLIHRDLKPANIMVQRGEAGLTPAILDFGLARGHENQQLTQQGLAVGTLHYMAPEQAQSDHARIDRRTDVYGLGATLHKALTGEPPFAAFDGMEVLRRTLEVEVPPLRRLVPNLPEDLDTITRKCLEKDPARRYPSALALAEDLRRWREGEPILARKPSLAYLVRVWIRRHRLVTAVAGTALVAILALAGVAMATAASAQARARHAQHFGQEAERIEAVLRYAHLLPPHDVRPELAQARARMAALEVEARRVGPLAAGPAAYALGRGHLALGEVEPARQLLEQAWDSGLKGPEVSLALGRALAASYQRALDLARALPSRELREAREKELARDLRALALTRLREGASAALEAPAYHEALVAFMGGQWDQAQVRARAALAATPWLFEAKRLEGEALLESAKALPSPVEAFLLLQQAEATLADARRLGPSDPATALAEVRVLAEQVVQRLASGGQADALLLRCREAVRRSRALQPDGGQAPANLARALIRWAELRPPNAPETRAALQEAAALSAEALQLSPEDPAILATRIPVLLVIGIRDHRARRMDPLPLYQEAQELARKARLRHPQEPLFPALLASACMRRMTWEINTGTPPWATFEEGLTQALALRDRFPDFIGGYQGLASLWVERAEYERRHGLDPRPSVAAALEALSAAARRGLRLRHAGWSEGDAHLIRAQYLLATQGGGEEDFRRATEEYQRVLTDNPNLLQAHNALAEAALGRAQSRLELGQDPRPMLAEAADHFERLGHRSSVPDQTEYLKGQLALLRGRLRLASEGTPDPDWAQAMAAFRRAVAQGGLAKSQLGLAEVLARVYRHRGRAQDRIQALAAARKALELDPLHAEAWLWIAVTEQEAARRGDERAAARAGEAWNRALSLDANLRRTALSLGMP from the coding sequence GTGGACAGCGACCCGCAGGAGCCCAGGCCGGACTCCCGCCAGGACGAGGCGGATCCCGGGTCCTCCGGTGCCGCCTCGGTTTCCACCTCCGGCGGCGATCAAGCGACAGCCCTGGTCCGCTTCGCCGAAACCGACGACACGCTGACGCCAGACTCCCGGCCCCACTTGTGCGGGAAGCCTCGGGTTCCCCGCGTGTCCGGAGAGAGCTCCGAAATCGCGCCCCACCTCCGGGCCCCGGGAGAGGATCCCTGGGACAGCCTTCCCGCCCCCGAAAGCGAGCCCGGCTCCAGCGGGCGCCAGGTGCTCCGGGTGTTGACCCTGCCCGCCTGGAAGCACTACCGGAACCTGCGCTTCTTGGCCCAGGGCGGCATGGGGCGAGTGTTCAAAGCCTACGACCCCACCCTGAAACGCACCGTGGCCCTCAAGTTCCTCCGACGCGACGAACCGGACCTCGTGGCGCGGTTCTCCCTCGAGGCCCAGCACCAGGCCCGGATCGACCATCCGAACATCTGCCGCGTCTACGAGGTGGGCGAGTGGCAGGGCCAGAGCTACATCGCCATGCAGTTCTTGGAGGGCGAGACCCTCGATGTCGCCCGCCTGAACCTCACGCGGCCTGAGATTATCCAGATCATGGAGACCGTGGCAGAGGCCATCCATGCGGCCCACCGCACGGGACTCATCCACCGCGACCTCAAGCCCGCCAACATCATGGTGCAGCGCGGAGAGGCAGGGCTGACGCCCGCCATCCTGGACTTCGGCCTCGCCCGGGGGCACGAGAACCAGCAGCTCACCCAGCAGGGGCTGGCGGTGGGGACGCTCCACTACATGGCCCCCGAGCAGGCCCAGAGCGACCACGCGAGAATCGACCGGAGGACCGATGTCTACGGCCTGGGCGCCACCCTGCACAAGGCCCTGACAGGCGAACCCCCCTTTGCCGCCTTCGACGGGATGGAGGTCCTGCGCCGGACCCTCGAGGTGGAAGTGCCGCCGCTCCGCCGCCTCGTCCCGAACCTGCCGGAGGACCTGGACACCATCACCCGCAAATGCCTGGAGAAGGATCCCGCTCGGCGGTATCCGAGCGCCCTCGCCCTGGCCGAGGACCTGCGGCGCTGGCGCGAGGGAGAACCCATCCTGGCCCGGAAGCCCTCGCTCGCCTATCTCGTGCGCGTTTGGATCCGGAGACACCGGCTGGTGACGGCGGTGGCGGGGACCGCCCTGGTGGCGATCCTGGCCCTGGCAGGCGTGGCCATGGCCACGGCGGCTTCCGCGCAGGCCCGGGCCCGTCATGCCCAGCATTTCGGCCAGGAGGCGGAGCGCATCGAGGCCGTGCTGCGCTATGCCCACCTGCTCCCGCCCCATGATGTGCGGCCTGAGCTGGCCCAGGCCCGGGCCCGCATGGCCGCACTGGAAGTCGAGGCCCGCCGCGTGGGTCCCCTGGCCGCGGGTCCTGCGGCCTACGCCCTGGGGCGCGGCCATCTGGCCCTGGGCGAGGTGGAGCCCGCCCGGCAGCTCCTGGAGCAGGCCTGGGACAGCGGATTGAAAGGCCCTGAGGTCTCGCTGGCCCTGGGTCGCGCCTTGGCCGCCAGCTACCAGCGGGCGCTGGATCTCGCCCGGGCCCTGCCCTCCCGCGAACTGCGCGAGGCGCGGGAAAAGGAGCTGGCCCGCGACCTGCGCGCCCTCGCCCTCACGCGGCTGCGGGAAGGCGCTTCTGCGGCCCTGGAAGCCCCGGCCTACCACGAAGCCCTGGTGGCCTTCATGGGTGGACAGTGGGACCAGGCCCAGGTCCGGGCCCGGGCGGCCCTGGCTGCCACGCCCTGGCTCTTCGAAGCCAAGCGCCTGGAGGGTGAGGCCCTCCTGGAATCCGCCAAGGCCCTGCCCAGCCCCGTGGAGGCGTTCCTGCTGCTGCAGCAGGCCGAAGCCACACTAGCCGATGCCCGGCGTCTGGGTCCCAGCGACCCCGCCACGGCCCTGGCCGAAGTTCGCGTCCTGGCCGAGCAGGTCGTCCAGCGCCTCGCTTCGGGGGGCCAGGCCGATGCCCTTCTCCTCCGATGCCGGGAGGCCGTTCGGCGATCACGCGCCCTTCAGCCCGATGGCGGCCAGGCCCCCGCGAATCTGGCCCGGGCCCTCATCCGCTGGGCCGAGCTGCGGCCCCCGAACGCTCCGGAGACCCGGGCCGCCCTCCAGGAAGCCGCCGCCCTGTCCGCCGAGGCCTTGCAGCTTTCTCCGGAGGACCCCGCCATCCTGGCCACCCGCATCCCCGTGCTCCTGGTCATCGGCATCCGCGATCACCGGGCCCGCCGGATGGACCCTCTGCCCCTCTACCAGGAGGCCCAGGAGCTGGCCCGGAAGGCCCGCCTGCGCCATCCGCAGGAGCCCCTCTTCCCCGCCCTGCTCGCCAGCGCCTGCATGCGGCGCATGACCTGGGAGATCAACACCGGCACCCCCCCCTGGGCCACCTTCGAGGAGGGGCTGACCCAGGCGCTGGCCCTGCGCGACCGGTTTCCCGACTTCATCGGCGGATACCAGGGCCTGGCCAGCCTCTGGGTGGAGCGGGCGGAGTACGAGCGGCGCCATGGCCTGGACCCCCGTCCCTCCGTAGCCGCCGCCCTGGAGGCCCTGAGCGCCGCCGCGCGCCGGGGGCTCCGACTCCGCCATGCGGGTTGGAGCGAAGGCGACGCCCATCTGATCCGGGCTCAGTATCTCCTCGCCACCCAGGGCGGCGGGGAAGAGGACTTTCGACGGGCCACCGAGGAATACCAGCGCGTCCTGACGGACAACCCCAACCTCCTCCAAGCCCACAACGCCCTGGCCGAGGCGGCACTGGGGCGGGCCCAGAGCCGGCTGGAGCTGGGCCAGGATCCCCGGCCGATGCTGGCGGAAGCGGCGGATCACTTCGAGCGGCTTGGCCACCGATCCTCGGTGCCCGACCAGACTGAATACCTCAAAGGCCAACTCGCCCTCCTGCGCGGCCGCCTCCGCCTGGCCTCCGAGGGCACCCCCGACCCGGACTGGGCTCAGGCCATGGCCGCCTTCCGCCGGGCGGTGGCCCAGGGCGGCCTGGCCAAGTCCCAGCTTGGTTTGGCGGAGGTCCTGGCCCGGGTCTATCGCCACCGGGGCCGGGCCCAGGACCGGATCCAGGCCCTGGCCGCCGCCCGGAAGGCCCTGGAACTGGATCCCCTCCATGCCGAAGCCTGGCTCTGGATCGCCGTGACCGAACAGGAGGCCGCCCGGCGCGGCGACGAGCGCGCCGCGGCCCGTGCCGGGGAGGCCTGGAACCGGGCCCTCAGCCTGGACGCCAATCTGCGCCGGACCGCCCTCAGCCTCGGGATGCCCTGA